From Flavobacterium alkalisoli, the proteins below share one genomic window:
- a CDS encoding DUF4286 family protein: protein MIIYNVTINIDDTVHDQWLSWMKDKHIPEVLATGKFVKAKMVKVLIVEEMGGTTYSIQYFAENKQMLERYYQEDAPKLREEGLRLFGDKMLAFRTELELLHEFKRN, encoded by the coding sequence ATGATAATATATAACGTAACAATAAATATAGACGATACCGTACACGACCAATGGCTTAGCTGGATGAAGGACAAACACATACCGGAAGTACTTGCTACCGGAAAGTTTGTGAAAGCTAAAATGGTTAAGGTACTTATCGTTGAGGAAATGGGTGGTACTACCTATTCTATACAGTACTTTGCAGAGAACAAACAGATGCTGGAAAGGTATTATCAGGAAGATGCACCTAAATTAAGGGAAGAAGGCCTAAGGCTTTTTGGTGACAAAATGCTTGCTTTCAGAACCGAACTGGAACTGTTACACGAGTTTAAACGCAATTAG